A portion of the Pithys albifrons albifrons isolate INPA30051 chromosome 1, PitAlb_v1, whole genome shotgun sequence genome contains these proteins:
- the WBP4 gene encoding WW domain-binding protein 4 isoform X1: MADYWKSQPKKFCDYCKCWIADNRPSIDFHERGKNHKENVAKRISEIRKKSLEKAKEEENMSKEFAAMEEAAMKAYQEDMKRLGIKPDDVGPSATLSKTQSNTVETKGNKEKKEKKEKKEKKKKTSQDASMPPKTETKEWVQGLSPEGYTYYYNMKTGESQWEKPKGFQGNSQNSQTGAEWVEGVTEDGHTYYYNTQTGVSTWEKPDGFVSSSNEKSRHDKHSEELAETASESDSEDSENEAESSETNFKRKGDNGEESEEGKKSPKAKKLSPYGKWREVKSEETVDKEESTSASQETSSDGSNKTNPYGKWKALKEVGEEQEKEEEEPDEKVDLELPSTESDNVALPVLEVPEEETVIFKEKTVTSLGDLTEGVPTFKKRKFENGKSRNLRQRLNDQ; encoded by the exons AT ggCCGATTACTGGAAATCTCAGCCAAAAAAATTCTGCGATTACTGCAAGTGCTGGATAGCAGACAACAGACCT AGCATTGACTTTcatgaaagaggaaagaatCATAAAGAAAATGTGGCAAAAAGAATTAGTGAG attagaaagaaaagcttggaaaaggcaaaagaagaagaaaacatgtcaaaagaatTTGCAGCAATGGAGGAGGCTGCAATGAAAGCATATCAAGAGGATATGAAAAGGCTTGGTATTAAGCCAG ATGATGTAGGTCCCAGTGCGACACTGAGTAAAACACAGAGTAACACAGTGGAAactaaaggaaataaagaaaagaaagagaagaaggaaaagaaagaaaagaaaaaaaagacatctcaGGACGCCTCAATGCCaccaaaaactgaaacaaaggaGTGGGTGCAAGGACTGTCTCCCGAAGGCTATACATATTACTACAACATGAAAACTGGAG aatcGCAGTGGGAGAAACCTAAAGGATTCCAAGGCAACTCTCAAAACTCACAAACG GGAGCAGAGTGGGTAGAAGGTGTCACTGAAGATGGTCATACCTATTACTATAACACACAAACTGGAG TATCCACATGGGAGAAACCGGATGGCTTTGTTTCATCTTCAAATGAGAAGAGTCGGCATGACAAGCATTCTGAAGAGCTTGCAGAAACAGCATCTGAATCAGACTCAGAAGATAGTGAAAATGAAGCAGAGAGTTCAGAGACAAACTTCAAG aGGAAAGGAGATAATGGTGAGGAatcagaggaagggaaaaaatctcCTAAAGCTAAAAAGCTAAGTCCATATGGGAAGTGGCGAGAAGTTAAGTCAGAAGAAACTGTGGACAAAGAGGAGAGTACATCAGCTTCCCAAGAAACCTCCAGTGATGGATCTAACAAGACCAACCCTTATGGAAAATGGAAAGCACTTAAGGAAGTAggagaagaacaagaaaaagaagaagaagaaccAGA tGAAAAAGTGGATCTGGAGCTTCCAAGTACAGAGAGTGACAATGTAGCACTCCCAGTGCTAGAGGTTCCAGAAGAGGAAACAGTGATATTTAAAGAGAAGACAGTCACCTCCCTTGGAGACCTGACAGAGGGGGTGCCaacatttaaaaagaggaagtttgaaaatggaaaatctaGAAACTTAAGACAAAGACTAAATGATCAGTAA
- the WBP4 gene encoding WW domain-binding protein 4 isoform X2, whose amino-acid sequence MSKEFAAMEEAAMKAYQEDMKRLGIKPDDVGPSATLSKTQSNTVETKGNKEKKEKKEKKEKKKKTSQDASMPPKTETKEWVQGLSPEGYTYYYNMKTGESQWEKPKGFQGNSQNSQTGAEWVEGVTEDGHTYYYNTQTGVSTWEKPDGFVSSSNEKSRHDKHSEELAETASESDSEDSENEAESSETNFKRKGDNGEESEEGKKSPKAKKLSPYGKWREVKSEETVDKEESTSASQETSSDGSNKTNPYGKWKALKEVGEEQEKEEEEPDEKVDLELPSTESDNVALPVLEVPEEETVIFKEKTVTSLGDLTEGVPTFKKRKFENGKSRNLRQRLNDQ is encoded by the exons atgtcaaaagaatTTGCAGCAATGGAGGAGGCTGCAATGAAAGCATATCAAGAGGATATGAAAAGGCTTGGTATTAAGCCAG ATGATGTAGGTCCCAGTGCGACACTGAGTAAAACACAGAGTAACACAGTGGAAactaaaggaaataaagaaaagaaagagaagaaggaaaagaaagaaaagaaaaaaaagacatctcaGGACGCCTCAATGCCaccaaaaactgaaacaaaggaGTGGGTGCAAGGACTGTCTCCCGAAGGCTATACATATTACTACAACATGAAAACTGGAG aatcGCAGTGGGAGAAACCTAAAGGATTCCAAGGCAACTCTCAAAACTCACAAACG GGAGCAGAGTGGGTAGAAGGTGTCACTGAAGATGGTCATACCTATTACTATAACACACAAACTGGAG TATCCACATGGGAGAAACCGGATGGCTTTGTTTCATCTTCAAATGAGAAGAGTCGGCATGACAAGCATTCTGAAGAGCTTGCAGAAACAGCATCTGAATCAGACTCAGAAGATAGTGAAAATGAAGCAGAGAGTTCAGAGACAAACTTCAAG aGGAAAGGAGATAATGGTGAGGAatcagaggaagggaaaaaatctcCTAAAGCTAAAAAGCTAAGTCCATATGGGAAGTGGCGAGAAGTTAAGTCAGAAGAAACTGTGGACAAAGAGGAGAGTACATCAGCTTCCCAAGAAACCTCCAGTGATGGATCTAACAAGACCAACCCTTATGGAAAATGGAAAGCACTTAAGGAAGTAggagaagaacaagaaaaagaagaagaagaaccAGA tGAAAAAGTGGATCTGGAGCTTCCAAGTACAGAGAGTGACAATGTAGCACTCCCAGTGCTAGAGGTTCCAGAAGAGGAAACAGTGATATTTAAAGAGAAGACAGTCACCTCCCTTGGAGACCTGACAGAGGGGGTGCCaacatttaaaaagaggaagtttgaaaatggaaaatctaGAAACTTAAGACAAAGACTAAATGATCAGTAA